One window from the genome of Betaproteobacteria bacterium encodes:
- a CDS encoding replication-associated recombination protein A produces the protein MTASTDLFSATGEANVPLAERLRPKRVEDVVGQRHLLAEGRPLAVSLASGKPHSMILWGPPGVGKTTLARLLATAFGAEFIAISAVLAGVKEIREAVERARLERDAHGRATILFVDEVHRFNKSQQDAFLPHVENGLFTFIGATTENPSFEVNGALLSRAQVYVLESLGEEDLDRIIGRGFEAEEIDVTGEARKRIAEFADGDGRRALNLVEQVASAARAAARRGADVEFVDGVVTRAGRRFDKGGENFYDQISALHKSVRGSDPDAALYWMVRMLDGGADPRYLARRMIRMATEDIGLADPRALEVTMRAAEVYERLGSPEGELALAECVVYLAVAAKSNAVYKAYNAAREFVSRDASRPVPLHLRNAPTRLMKDLGYGKGYRYAHDEEGGYAAGERYLPDGMEPPGWYQPTDRGLEAKIRDKLAWLRSRDEKPGGGKP, from the coding sequence ATGACCGCGTCCACCGACCTCTTTTCCGCCACCGGCGAGGCCAACGTGCCGCTCGCGGAACGGCTGCGCCCGAAGCGCGTCGAGGATGTGGTGGGCCAGCGCCACCTGCTGGCAGAAGGCAGGCCGCTCGCGGTGTCGCTCGCCTCGGGCAAGCCGCATTCGATGATTCTCTGGGGGCCGCCCGGGGTGGGAAAGACCACGCTCGCCCGCCTCCTGGCGACGGCGTTCGGGGCGGAATTCATCGCCATTTCCGCCGTGCTCGCCGGCGTGAAGGAGATCCGCGAGGCGGTGGAGCGCGCGCGCCTGGAGCGCGATGCGCACGGACGAGCCACGATCCTGTTCGTCGATGAAGTGCATCGCTTCAACAAGTCGCAGCAGGATGCCTTCCTGCCGCACGTCGAAAACGGCCTCTTCACCTTCATCGGCGCGACCACCGAGAACCCGTCCTTCGAGGTGAACGGCGCGCTCCTGTCCCGGGCGCAGGTCTATGTGCTCGAAAGCCTGGGCGAGGAGGATCTCGACCGGATCATCGGGCGCGGCTTCGAGGCCGAGGAGATCGATGTGACCGGCGAGGCGCGCAAGCGCATCGCGGAATTCGCCGACGGCGACGGGCGCCGGGCGCTCAACCTCGTGGAGCAGGTCGCGAGCGCGGCCCGTGCGGCGGCGCGGCGCGGAGCCGACGTGGAGTTCGTGGACGGCGTGGTGACCCGGGCCGGCCGCCGCTTCGACAAGGGCGGCGAGAATTTCTATGACCAGATCTCGGCGCTGCACAAGTCCGTGCGCGGCTCCGACCCCGATGCGGCGCTGTACTGGATGGTGCGCATGCTCGACGGGGGCGCCGATCCCCGCTACCTGGCGCGGCGCATGATCCGCATGGCGACGGAGGACATCGGGCTCGCCGATCCCCGCGCGCTGGAGGTCACGATGCGCGCCGCGGAGGTTTACGAGCGGCTCGGGAGCCCCGAGGGCGAGCTGGCGCTTGCCGAGTGCGTGGTTTACCTGGCCGTCGCCGCGAAGTCCAATGCCGTCTACAAGGCCTACAACGCGGCGCGCGAATTCGTCTCCCGCGATGCGAGCCGCCCGGTGCCCCTGCACCTGCGCAACGCGCCCACGCGCCTCATGAAGGACCTGGGCTACGGCAAGGGCTACCGCTACGCCCACGACGAGGAGGGCGGATACGCGGCCGGCGAGCGTTACCTGCCCGACGGCATGGAGCCCCCCGGCTGGTATCAGCCAACCGACCGCGGCCTGGAGGCGAAGATCCGCGACAAGCTCGCGTGGCTGCGAAGCCGCGACGAGAAGCCCGGCGGAGGGAAGCCGTAG
- a CDS encoding histidine phosphatase family protein — translation MSARLVVVRHGQTQWNLASRIQGHTDSPLTPAGESQAEAIAQRLAKEPIDRLISSDLGRAWRTAQSIAARTGHAIFPDSRLRERNYGVAEGLTYGEVGVHYPEVFSRVRDTDPDYVVPGGESRRQHFERVRDAFESLARESEGRRIAVVCHGGVLAALYRHVCGIPVGATQAIPIPNASYNALLFEAGRWKVEVWADTAHLDASGPVVKP, via the coding sequence TTGAGCGCGCGGCTCGTCGTCGTTCGCCACGGCCAGACGCAGTGGAACCTCGCCTCGCGCATCCAGGGCCACACGGATAGCCCGCTGACCCCCGCGGGCGAATCGCAGGCCGAGGCCATCGCGCAGCGCCTCGCGAAGGAGCCGATCGACCGGCTCATCTCGAGCGACCTCGGCCGCGCGTGGCGCACGGCGCAGTCCATCGCGGCGCGCACGGGCCATGCGATCTTTCCCGATTCGCGCCTGCGAGAGCGCAACTATGGCGTGGCCGAAGGCCTCACCTATGGCGAGGTCGGCGTGCATTACCCCGAGGTCTTCTCGCGTGTGAGGGACACGGACCCGGACTACGTCGTTCCCGGCGGCGAGAGCCGCAGGCAGCACTTCGAGCGCGTGCGCGATGCCTTCGAGTCGCTGGCCCGCGAGTCCGAGGGCCGGCGGATCGCCGTCGTCTGCCACGGCGGCGTGCTTGCCGCGCTCTATCGTCATGTTTGCGGAATACCCGTTGGGGCCACGCAGGCGATTCCGATCCCCAACGCCTCCTACAACGCGCTCTTATTCGAGGCGGGACGCTGGAAGGTGGAGGTCTGGGCCGACACCGCTCACCTCGACGCGTCGGGTCCCGTCGTCAAGCCCTGA
- a CDS encoding 2-C-methyl-D-erythritol 2,4-cyclodiphosphate synthase yields the protein MSAFRIGQGFDVHALVAGRKLVIGGVEIAHDKGLLGHSDADVLLHALCDALLGAAALGDIGRHFPDDDDRYKGIDSRELLRRVAALVREEGYVPENVDATIIAQAPRMAPHIAAMVASIAADLGIDEACVNVKATTTEKLGFAGRGEGIAAQAICLLVRR from the coding sequence ATGAGCGCGTTTCGCATCGGGCAGGGCTTCGACGTCCACGCGCTGGTCGCCGGGCGCAAGCTCGTGATCGGCGGGGTGGAAATCGCGCACGACAAGGGGCTGCTCGGCCACAGCGACGCCGACGTGCTGCTGCACGCGCTCTGCGACGCGTTGCTGGGGGCGGCCGCGCTGGGCGATATCGGCCGGCATTTCCCCGACGACGATGACCGCTACAAGGGCATCGACAGCCGCGAGCTCCTGCGGAGGGTGGCGGCACTGGTGCGCGAAGAGGGGTACGTGCCCGAAAACGTCGATGCGACGATCATCGCCCAGGCGCCTCGCATGGCGCCCCACATTGCGGCCATGGTCGCCAGCATTGCCGCCGATCTCGGCATCGACGAGGCGTGCGTGAACGTGAAGGCCACCACGACGGAGAAGCTCGGTTTCGCGGGGCGCGGGGAGGGCATCGCCGCACAGGCGATCTGCCTGCTGGTCCGGCGCTGA
- the serS gene encoding serine--tRNA ligase, with product MLDIQLLRKDLPAVVAGLARRGVTFDEAGFRALEDQRKGLQMRTEELQAKRNALSKQVGMLKGKGEDATAVLAEVSGIGEELKSNETSLATLQERLNAFLRMIPNIPRPEVAQGASSDDNVEVRRWGTPRTFGFAVKDHVDVGAGLGMLDFDTGAKLAGARFSVLKGGIARLHRALAQFMLDIHTREHGYTEVYVPYMVTGECADGVSSLAKFKDDLFKLEGRDLYLIPTAEYPVTNFVRDTLLDAKDLPLRFVCHSPCFRSEAGSYGKDTRGMIRQHQFDKVEVLQVVHPDKSAEAHEELTRHAETILQRLELAYRTMMLCTGDLGFSSAKTYDIEVWLPGQQAYREISSCSNFEAFQARRMQARFKGGDKGRAEPVHTLNGSGLAVGRTLVAVLENYQEADGSVTVPAALVPHMGGVTRIARD from the coding sequence ATGCTGGACATCCAACTGCTTCGCAAGGACCTCCCCGCCGTCGTGGCAGGCCTCGCCCGCCGCGGCGTCACGTTCGACGAGGCCGGCTTCCGCGCCCTCGAGGACCAGAGGAAGGGCCTGCAGATGCGCACCGAGGAGCTGCAGGCGAAGCGCAATGCGCTCTCGAAGCAGGTCGGCATGCTCAAGGGCAAGGGGGAGGATGCCACTGCCGTTCTGGCCGAGGTGAGCGGCATCGGCGAGGAGCTCAAGTCGAACGAGACCTCGCTCGCCACGCTGCAGGAACGGCTGAACGCCTTCCTGCGCATGATTCCGAATATCCCGCGGCCGGAGGTGGCGCAGGGTGCATCGAGCGACGATAACGTCGAGGTGCGCCGCTGGGGGACGCCGCGGACATTCGGCTTCGCGGTGAAAGACCACGTCGACGTGGGCGCGGGCCTGGGCATGCTGGATTTCGACACGGGAGCGAAGCTCGCCGGCGCGCGCTTCTCGGTGCTGAAGGGCGGCATCGCGCGACTGCACCGGGCACTCGCCCAGTTCATGCTCGACATCCACACCCGCGAGCACGGCTACACGGAAGTCTACGTGCCCTACATGGTGACGGGTGAGTGCGCCGACGGCGTCTCGAGCCTGGCCAAGTTCAAGGACGACCTGTTCAAGCTCGAGGGGCGCGACCTCTACCTCATTCCAACGGCCGAGTACCCGGTCACGAACTTCGTGCGCGACACGCTGCTGGACGCGAAGGACCTGCCCCTCAGGTTCGTCTGCCACAGCCCCTGCTTCCGCTCGGAGGCGGGCAGCTACGGCAAGGACACGCGCGGCATGATCCGCCAGCACCAGTTCGACAAGGTGGAGGTTCTGCAGGTGGTGCATCCGGACAAGTCGGCCGAGGCGCACGAGGAACTCACCCGGCACGCGGAGACGATCCTGCAGCGCCTGGAGCTTGCGTACCGGACGATGATGCTCTGCACCGGGGACCTGGGATTCTCCAGCGCGAAGACCTACGACATCGAGGTGTGGCTCCCGGGGCAGCAGGCCTACCGCGAAATTTCGTCGTGCTCCAATTTCGAGGCCTTCCAGGCGCGCCGCATGCAGGCGCGGTTCAAGGGCGGTGACAAGGGGCGGGCGGAGCCGGTGCACACGCTCAACGGCTCCGGGCTCGCGGTGGGACGGACGCTGGTGGCGGTCCTCGAGAACTACCAGGAAGCCGACGGCTCCGTCACCGTTCCTGCGGCGCTCGTGCCGCACATGGGCGGAGTCACGCGGATCGCGCGCGATTGA
- a CDS encoding Crp/Fnr family transcriptional regulator: MTSPPPKRAVGERTQALKAVPFFTQMSDQELDIVRAVAVEKSYPKHAVVLTEGEIGDSLYMVESGRVKVFIGDEEGREIILKILGAGHFFGEMAMIDQQPRSASVTTLEPSTFLILSHHAFEHCLERAPRMANMVLRILAQRVREADRKIGTLALMDVYGRVASTLLELAVNDNGKLVVGEKLSQQDLANMVGASREMVNRILKDLSDRGFIAVESKSITIINRELPPSL; the protein is encoded by the coding sequence ATGACTTCACCTCCCCCAAAACGCGCCGTCGGCGAACGCACCCAGGCGCTGAAGGCTGTCCCGTTCTTCACCCAGATGAGCGACCAGGAGCTGGACATCGTCCGAGCCGTCGCGGTGGAGAAGAGCTATCCCAAGCATGCCGTCGTCCTCACGGAAGGCGAGATCGGGGATTCGCTCTACATGGTCGAGTCGGGCCGCGTGAAGGTGTTCATAGGCGACGAGGAGGGCCGCGAGATCATCCTGAAGATCCTGGGCGCGGGGCATTTCTTCGGCGAGATGGCGATGATCGACCAGCAGCCGCGCTCGGCGTCCGTGACGACGCTGGAGCCTTCGACTTTCCTCATCCTGTCCCATCACGCCTTCGAGCATTGCCTGGAACGGGCGCCGCGCATGGCGAACATGGTGCTGCGCATCCTGGCGCAGCGCGTGCGTGAGGCGGACCGCAAGATCGGCACGCTCGCCCTGATGGACGTGTACGGGCGCGTGGCGAGCACGCTCCTGGAACTGGCCGTGAACGACAATGGCAAGCTCGTCGTCGGCGAGAAGCTCTCGCAGCAGGACCTGGCCAACATGGTGGGCGCCTCGCGCGAAATGGTGAACCGCATCCTCAAGGACCTCTCCGACCGCGGGTTCATCGCGGTGGAATCGAAGTCGATCACGATCATCAACCGCGAGCTTCCCCCCTCGCTCTAG
- a CDS encoding DNA translocase FtsK 4TM domain-containing protein, translating to MAATPEKSAPPNPRLARVLREAGWILLLATGVYLALALGTYDRGDPGPFFSGSGAPVVNRAGALGAWVAEMLLYVFGFSAWWWAALAAWGVLRLYTRVEAWEILDRRSFAVSLSGFAILIAASCALEAMRLHTLKVSLPFTPGGVLGDVLAGPAAAALGFTGATLVLIAILAAAFSVFSGLSWIRFAEKVGAAIEWTVSSVRARIEARRDREVGQVAALVREEKVEVAKKIFEEHEPIRIVPPEVAIRKSERVAKEKQVPLFADLPDSPLPPIALLDPADSHVERPTPETLEYTSRLIERKLLDFNVQVKVVAAYPGPVITRYEVEPAVGVKGAQVVNLARDLARALSVTSIRIVETIPGTSCMGLEIPNAKREIVRLSEIIGSQAYADMHSRLTVAMGKDITGKPVVADLARMPHLLVAGTTGSGKSVAINAMILSLVYKSPASDVRLIMVDPKMLELSAYEGIPHLLAPVVTDMRQAAAALHWCVVEMDRRYKLMSTVSVRNLAGYNHKIREGIEKKQPLKHPFSLTPESPENLEEMPFIVVVIDELADLMMVAGKKVEELIARLAQKSRASGIHLILATQRPSVDVITGLIKANVPTRVAFQVSSKVDSRTILDQQGAESLLGQGDMLYLPPGAGHPQRVHGAYVSDAEVQRVVEHLKKQGEAQYVDGMLDDPELSETDSGGEAAGGEADPLYDQAVQIVLQNRRASISLVQRHLRIGYNRAARLIEDMERAGLVSSMASNGNREILAPARTEK from the coding sequence ATGGCCGCCACCCCCGAAAAATCCGCTCCTCCCAACCCGCGTCTGGCTCGCGTCCTGCGCGAGGCGGGCTGGATCCTCCTGCTCGCGACGGGGGTCTATCTTGCGCTGGCCCTCGGCACCTACGACCGGGGAGATCCGGGCCCGTTCTTCAGCGGCTCCGGCGCCCCGGTCGTCAACCGCGCGGGAGCCCTGGGCGCCTGGGTTGCCGAGATGCTGCTCTACGTGTTCGGCTTTTCTGCGTGGTGGTGGGCGGCGCTGGCCGCCTGGGGGGTCCTGAGGCTTTACACCCGGGTCGAGGCGTGGGAGATCCTGGACCGGCGCTCGTTCGCCGTATCGCTCTCGGGATTTGCGATCCTGATTGCCGCCAGCTGTGCGCTCGAAGCGATGCGCCTGCACACCCTGAAAGTGTCGCTGCCGTTCACGCCGGGTGGGGTCCTCGGGGATGTCCTGGCCGGTCCGGCTGCCGCGGCGCTCGGTTTCACGGGCGCCACCCTGGTCCTCATCGCCATCCTGGCCGCGGCGTTCAGCGTCTTCTCGGGCCTCTCGTGGATACGCTTCGCCGAGAAGGTCGGCGCGGCGATCGAATGGACGGTCTCCTCGGTGCGCGCGAGGATCGAGGCGCGGCGCGACCGCGAGGTCGGGCAGGTGGCGGCGCTGGTGCGCGAAGAGAAGGTCGAGGTGGCCAAGAAGATCTTCGAGGAGCACGAGCCGATCCGCATCGTGCCTCCCGAAGTCGCGATCCGGAAGAGCGAACGGGTGGCGAAGGAAAAGCAGGTCCCCCTCTTCGCCGACCTGCCGGATTCGCCCCTTCCCCCCATCGCGCTCCTGGACCCCGCCGACAGCCACGTCGAGCGCCCGACGCCCGAGACGCTCGAATACACTTCGCGCCTCATCGAGAGGAAGCTCCTGGACTTCAACGTGCAGGTGAAGGTCGTCGCGGCCTATCCGGGCCCGGTGATCACGCGCTACGAGGTCGAGCCCGCGGTCGGCGTGAAGGGCGCGCAGGTGGTGAACCTGGCCCGCGACCTGGCCCGCGCCCTGTCCGTCACCTCGATCCGGATCGTCGAGACGATACCCGGCACGTCCTGCATGGGTCTCGAGATCCCCAACGCCAAGCGCGAGATCGTGCGGCTCTCCGAGATCATCGGCTCGCAGGCCTATGCGGACATGCATTCCCGCCTCACCGTGGCGATGGGCAAGGACATCACCGGCAAGCCGGTCGTGGCGGACCTCGCGCGAATGCCTCACCTCCTGGTGGCCGGCACCACGGGTTCCGGGAAGTCGGTGGCAATCAACGCGATGATCCTGTCGCTCGTCTACAAGTCGCCGGCCTCCGACGTGCGGCTGATCATGGTGGATCCGAAGATGCTCGAGCTCTCCGCCTACGAGGGCATCCCGCACCTGCTCGCCCCTGTCGTCACCGACATGCGCCAGGCCGCCGCGGCGCTGCACTGGTGCGTGGTCGAGATGGACCGGCGCTACAAGCTCATGTCCACGGTCTCGGTGAGGAACCTGGCGGGCTACAACCACAAGATCCGCGAGGGAATCGAGAAGAAGCAGCCGCTGAAGCATCCGTTCAGCCTCACGCCGGAAAGTCCGGAGAATCTCGAGGAAATGCCGTTCATCGTCGTGGTGATCGACGAACTCGCGGACCTCATGATGGTCGCGGGAAAGAAAGTGGAGGAGCTCATCGCCCGCCTCGCGCAGAAGTCGCGCGCCTCGGGCATCCACCTCATCCTCGCCACGCAGCGCCCCTCCGTGGACGTGATCACCGGCCTCATCAAGGCCAACGTGCCCACCCGCGTGGCCTTCCAGGTCTCCTCCAAGGTGGACTCGCGCACGATCCTCGACCAGCAGGGCGCGGAGAGCCTCCTGGGGCAGGGCGACATGCTCTACCTGCCGCCCGGCGCGGGGCACCCCCAGCGCGTGCACGGCGCCTACGTCTCGGATGCCGAGGTGCAGCGCGTGGTCGAGCACCTGAAGAAGCAGGGCGAGGCGCAGTACGTCGACGGGATGCTCGACGATCCGGAACTTTCCGAGACCGATTCAGGCGGCGAGGCGGCCGGCGGGGAGGCCGACCCGCTCTACGACCAGGCCGTCCAGATCGTGCTGCAGAACCGGCGCGCCTCGATCTCGCTGGTGCAACGCCACCTGCGCATCGGCTACAACCGCGCCGCGCGCCTCATCGAGGACATGGAACGGGCCGGTCTCGTTTCCTCCATGGCCTCCAACGGCAACCGCGAGATCCTCGCCCCCGCTAGGACGGAGAAGTGA
- a CDS encoding ankyrin repeat domain-containing protein, whose product MSEALFDAVRVGNLEGVGRLAAGAGAKAADAEGVTALMLAAGLGRTEMVAALLAAGADANAADARGFTPIFHACYHPDEDRGHPGVVRLLIEAGADVEAKIGYGVRPLMYAAGNGEAGVVEALLQAGADPAAKNEGGRTALMMVKDRDYVDVINILHEAELALGGENCGTRNAPGMQVVTFLKREK is encoded by the coding sequence ATGTCGGAAGCGCTGTTCGACGCGGTGCGCGTGGGGAATCTCGAGGGCGTGGGCAGGCTGGCGGCCGGCGCGGGGGCCAAGGCTGCGGACGCCGAGGGCGTGACGGCGCTCATGCTGGCGGCGGGCCTGGGCCGAACGGAAATGGTCGCGGCGCTGCTTGCCGCCGGTGCCGATGCGAATGCCGCCGACGCGCGCGGGTTCACGCCGATCTTTCATGCCTGCTACCACCCGGACGAGGACCGCGGCCATCCCGGCGTGGTGCGGCTCCTCATCGAGGCCGGCGCGGATGTCGAGGCGAAGATCGGCTATGGCGTTCGCCCCCTCATGTACGCGGCGGGCAACGGCGAGGCGGGGGTGGTGGAAGCGCTGCTGCAGGCCGGTGCGGACCCCGCGGCGAAGAACGAGGGTGGACGCACCGCGCTCATGATGGTGAAGGACCGGGACTACGTGGACGTGATCAATATCCTGCACGAGGCGGAACTCGCCCTCGGCGGCGAGAACTGCGGCACGCGAAACGCCCCCGGCATGCAGGTGGTGACCTTCCTCAAGCGCGAGAAGTAG
- a CDS encoding 2-C-methyl-D-erythritol 4-phosphate cytidylyltransferase: MPKIFALVPAAGQGTRMGDALPKQYLPLAGHPMMFHSLAALAAVERIEHVIAILSPLDRHWGAHDWSAFPDKIEALFAGGESRGRSVANALALLEGRLSPDDWILVHDAARPCLAPELVEQFLDEVGDDPVGGLLAMPVADTLKRVEESMRVGETVPREGLWRAQTPQMFRYALLRRGLERNPDATDESQAVEFLGQMPRIVQGENANLKVTFAEDLPLAQMILALKGGVPL; the protein is encoded by the coding sequence ATGCCGAAGATCTTCGCACTCGTGCCCGCCGCCGGGCAGGGCACGCGCATGGGAGACGCCCTTCCCAAGCAGTACCTGCCGCTCGCGGGGCACCCGATGATGTTCCATTCGCTCGCGGCGCTGGCGGCCGTCGAGCGCATCGAGCACGTGATTGCCATCCTATCGCCCCTCGACAGGCACTGGGGCGCCCACGACTGGAGCGCGTTCCCCGACAAGATCGAGGCGCTCTTCGCAGGGGGAGAGTCGCGCGGCCGCAGCGTCGCCAATGCGCTGGCGCTCCTGGAGGGACGCTTGTCGCCCGACGACTGGATCCTCGTGCACGACGCGGCCCGGCCCTGCCTCGCGCCCGAACTCGTCGAGCAATTCCTCGATGAAGTGGGCGACGACCCCGTGGGCGGGCTCCTCGCCATGCCGGTCGCCGATACGCTCAAGCGGGTGGAGGAATCGATGCGTGTGGGGGAGACCGTTCCCCGGGAAGGCCTGTGGCGGGCGCAGACGCCGCAGATGTTCCGCTACGCCCTCCTGAGGCGCGGCCTCGAAAGGAACCCGGATGCGACCGACGAGTCGCAGGCGGTCGAGTTTCTCGGGCAGATGCCGCGAATCGTGCAGGGGGAGAACGCGAACCTCAAGGTGACCTTCGCCGAGGACCTGCCGCTTGCGCAGATGATCCTGGCGCTGAAGGGGGGCGTACCCCTGTGA
- the mltF gene encoding membrane-bound lytic murein transglycosylase MltF — MTARILLCIIACLAAGCEPARRPIMPLSEGGKLAVITINGPATWYEDAQGEPSGFEHDLVVLFAKELGVPVAYEFVASPEKAEKALSEKRGHLAAALLPKHLDLPGGLVWGPSYRSAQIQLVWRTAEPKPRSLADLAGKRVGVIGDSFADELLTSRPKLTAPLERLSPDTSSEELLGQLAEGRIDAALIDSAHFIIEHKHFPQIDVAFDVGKPVDFAWRVGTVDQKPLLDRMKVFFARIAKDGTLKRLADRYFAHAERISAIDAGTLLERINTILPKLRPHFLESELVSGFDWQLIAAIGYQESHWDSLATSPTGVRGLMMLTEDTADRLGVKNRLDQRESILGGARYLRLLADSLPPRIREPDRTFLALAAYNLGIGHLEDARILAQKKGLSPDKWQDVKQALPGLADPGAYQQLKHGFARGQEAMQFVDNVRNYQDILARVAPRDERLPPRQLPAPQGLTTGPDASR, encoded by the coding sequence ATGACGGCGCGGATCCTCCTGTGCATCATCGCGTGCCTCGCGGCGGGATGCGAACCGGCCAGAAGGCCGATCATGCCGCTATCCGAGGGCGGCAAGCTCGCCGTCATCACCATCAACGGGCCGGCGACGTGGTACGAGGACGCACAAGGCGAGCCCAGCGGCTTCGAACACGACCTGGTTGTGCTCTTCGCGAAGGAACTGGGCGTGCCGGTCGCCTACGAATTCGTGGCGAGTCCCGAGAAGGCGGAAAAAGCGCTGTCGGAAAAGCGCGGGCACCTCGCGGCGGCTCTGCTGCCCAAGCACCTCGACCTGCCCGGCGGACTCGTCTGGGGTCCCTCGTACCGGTCGGCGCAGATCCAGCTCGTCTGGCGTACGGCGGAGCCGAAACCGCGCTCGCTCGCCGACCTCGCTGGCAAGCGTGTGGGAGTGATCGGCGACTCGTTCGCGGACGAGCTGTTGACCTCGCGTCCGAAGCTCACCGCGCCCCTCGAGCGGCTGTCGCCGGACACCTCGTCCGAGGAACTGCTCGGGCAACTGGCCGAGGGACGGATCGACGCCGCCCTCATCGATTCCGCCCACTTCATCATCGAGCACAAGCATTTTCCGCAGATCGATGTCGCATTCGACGTCGGCAAGCCCGTGGACTTCGCATGGCGCGTGGGAACGGTTGACCAGAAGCCGCTCCTCGACCGCATGAAGGTTTTTTTCGCCAGGATCGCGAAGGACGGGACGCTCAAGCGCCTGGCAGACCGCTACTTCGCACATGCCGAGCGCATCTCCGCGATCGACGCGGGAACGCTCTTGGAGCGCATCAATACGATCCTGCCGAAGCTGCGGCCCCATTTTCTCGAGTCCGAGCTCGTTTCCGGCTTCGACTGGCAGCTCATCGCCGCCATCGGCTACCAGGAATCGCACTGGGACTCGCTCGCCACCTCGCCCACGGGCGTGCGCGGCCTCATGATGCTCACCGAGGACACGGCCGACCGGCTCGGCGTGAAGAACCGCCTCGACCAGCGCGAGAGCATCCTGGGTGGCGCGCGCTACCTGCGCCTGCTGGCGGACTCGCTGCCGCCGCGCATCAGGGAGCCGGATCGCACCTTCCTCGCGCTCGCCGCGTACAACCTCGGCATTGGTCACCTGGAGGACGCGCGCATCCTCGCGCAGAAGAAGGGACTGTCGCCGGACAAGTGGCAGGACGTGAAGCAGGCACTTCCGGGGCTCGCCGACCCGGGGGCCTACCAGCAGCTGAAGCACGGATTCGCGCGCGGGCAAGAGGCGATGCAGTTCGTGGACAACGTGCGCAACTACCAGGATATCCTCGCGCGCGTCGCGCCACGCGACGAGCGGTTGCCGCCCCGCCAGCTGCCGGCCCCTCAGGGCTTGACGACGGGACCCGACGCGTCGAGGTGA
- the lolA gene encoding outer membrane lipoprotein chaperone LolA gives MRGGRFVLAALAACAPLAAAAGAVDSFLAFTASTRTATARFEQQVLDRSGKLVDRSSGSFAFSRPGRFRWSYDKPVRSLIVADGTRLWIHDEDLNQVTVRPMDRALSATPAALLAGQGDVTAVFTLREAGHAEGLDWLEAVPKEPDTGFERVRIGMKGAVPAMMELHDSLGGRTVLRFPEFRPGARVDAEAFRFTPPKGADVLDEMPASRPAQPGGATPRKP, from the coding sequence GTGAGGGGCGGGCGTTTCGTCCTCGCGGCGCTCGCCGCCTGTGCGCCGCTGGCCGCGGCGGCGGGCGCGGTCGATTCGTTTCTTGCCTTCACGGCGTCTACGCGAACGGCGACCGCGCGCTTCGAGCAGCAGGTGCTGGATCGATCCGGGAAATTGGTGGACCGTTCCTCGGGGTCGTTCGCCTTCTCGCGGCCGGGCAGATTCCGATGGTCCTACGACAAGCCCGTGCGCAGCCTCATCGTGGCGGACGGCACCCGGCTCTGGATCCACGACGAGGACCTGAACCAGGTCACCGTGAGGCCCATGGACCGGGCCCTGTCGGCCACGCCGGCCGCGCTGCTGGCGGGGCAGGGGGACGTGACCGCGGTCTTCACGCTGCGGGAGGCGGGCCACGCCGAAGGGCTCGATTGGCTGGAGGCCGTGCCGAAGGAGCCCGATACGGGCTTCGAACGGGTGCGCATCGGCATGAAAGGCGCCGTTCCGGCGATGATGGAACTCCACGATTCGCTGGGCGGGCGCACCGTGCTTCGCTTTCCCGAGTTCCGTCCGGGAGCCCGGGTCGACGCCGAAGCCTTCCGCTTCACCCCCCCCAAGGGGGCGGACGTGCTGGACGAAATGCCGGCTTCCCGCCCGGCTCAGCCCGGTGGCGCCACGCCGAGAAAGCCGTAG